The Toxorhynchites rutilus septentrionalis strain SRP chromosome 1, ASM2978413v1, whole genome shotgun sequence genome contains the following window.
TTTCGCACAAAGAGATACGCATCTTCTCAATAAACAGTTCCCCCATTCGCCGCCCTCCACCACTTCCTTCTGCTGAGTGAATCAAATCAAAACAGATTAACATTGCGCCGCGTTAACACAACGCGCTTCTCATGAGAGGTATGGAAGTCCTCTCTCGTTGAGGAGGCTACCACCATCACATCATACACATATATTTACCATAAcagcaatgtttgttttgaaatcGCGAAGCATCGCAAACTGATACTGACATGGTACGACCGTCCATCACCCAGGCCGATCCCGTCAAGAACAGGAAAGCAAACGGCGCAGATAAGCTCGTTGTGACACGCGTGCCCAGCGCTCTGTCGATTAATTAGAACAGTATTTGACTCAGAAGAACATTTGGAAAAATATGAATCTACCCATAACTTCGAGGTTCGTGATGGACACGATAAATTTCGCTGAAACCAAGCCGGCCGTCATCAGTTCAAGTTCCGTTAATGCCACACTGTAGCCCGACTTGTGGTGGCGAGTCATTTATCAAGAAGTCATCGTCAGTTCTTCAAAAACATATGCTTGCGAGGTTCCACAGGAGAGCATAGAGTAGCGACGCCGCAGTCGAAGTAATCGCCAACGGGAAAACAACTATGTACACTCTATGGGGTGGGTGGGGGTGTAGAAGCAGAATGTATGCTGGAACTGAATGAATCGTCCCCATTCAAGAGTTCTCAGTAGAGCACGAACAGCGAAACAAGAAGCAACGGCGGCAAGTCCGGTGACCTCGCGGGATTCTCTGGTGGGtgcgaagaagaagaagacaaagacgAAGTCAGAGGAGAGTGTAATAACGTTCCATCAGTCACGCAAGGGACGCACCGCAGCGGGGTGGTGGTAGGTGATTACTGGCGAGAATTACTACTAGTGAGTGCGATAGAACGACGGGGGAGGAACCTAGTGCCGTAAGTCGTCTCAACGTAATTACGTAACACTCATTAGTGCAACCAATTTGCATGCGACATCGGGCGAAGCCAGCTGACGTTGGTTATTGTTTACCGACCTGTAATTACGTATCAAACTGTAAACGATTGACCGCGGTTTTCAATGCAAATCAGAACAACGCTGTAAATGAAGATCCGTTCAACTGTAACCACACACATATCAGAAGCGATTGTATTCCGATCAGTCGCTCAGTAGCATAAACGGTTTTCATTTGTTGAACCAGAAGTGCTGCTGGTATTCACAGCCAATCACACTAAACggggaaaatttgaataaacaaCATAATGAAACCGGAGCGCGACGCGCACTTGAGTGTGCAACGTCCGAACGTCCGTAATCCGGTTGGCGGTTGTTGAttagcggcggcggcggcgagaACGAAACAAAAACGTGATAAGAGTTGCGCCACAAGCGAGAGCGCGCGCTTTATGGGCCAAATGGATTTGACATTGTAGATCTGGGCAGATGACTCTTAGATTGAGAAGTACGGAGGAGAACAATGACCATGGCAGCGCGAGTACACGAAGTGAAGTGACCTGTCAGACTTGAAGAAACGGTGAACGAAATATTGCGGAAACGGGTGGCTCACCTGCCATCACTCATCTACAATCTGTCTGTATGCGCAATCTACTCTCACCCGTGTGGTGCTCTGCCACACGTGATTATGATTGCATCACATAAGCGATGAATTGACCCTTACTAATTCGATGCAACTAGCAATTACCGTGTGTCGATCGCATAAATCAGACACGCTGACAACGCTAAACTGGAGTTAATTAAGAGCACGGCTAGGCGGAATCGGCAACAGGCTTGTTGGATTGCACTTGTACCCAAAACGAATCACTTCTTATCGGTCCTCCGAACCGTTTGAGTAACGCTTTTTCTCCGTTCTTTTTCGCAGGTTTGAAGTGATCTAGAGTATACTTGTAGTGCAGAACAAAAAACTCACCCAATAAACATGGCTGTGTTCGGACTGGTCTCCTCGGTGGCCGGCTTCATCAAAGTCCGGTACCTCATTGACAAGGCTATCATCGATAATATGGTTTTCCGGTGTCACTACCGGTTGACCAGCGCAGTGCTATTCCTCTGCTGTGTGCTCGTGACGGCAAATAATCTGATCGGTAAGTGACAGTGACACATTTATTGATCGCTTCGCTTAACCGCTCCCCTAACACACGTTGTTCGCTTCCAGGTGATCCAATTTCCTGTATCAACGATGGCGCTATTCCCGGCCACGTGATCAACACGTACTGCTGGATTACGTACACCTTCACGCTCCCCGGGCAGCACGGTCGCCAGCAAGGCACGGCGGTGGCCCATTCGGGCTTGGGCAACGAATACAACCAGGAACGGACGTACCACAGCTACTATCAGTGGGTGCCGTTTATGTTGTTCTTCCAGGGTCTCCTGTTCTACATGCCCCACTGGATCTGGAAGAACTGGGAGGAAGGTAAGATGCGCATGATTTCCGACGGACTGCGCGGATCCATGGCTCTGGTGCCCGAAGAACGTAAAGGACGCCAATCCCGACTCGTTAGATATCTGGAGGACAGCATGAAAACCCACAACACCTACTCGCTCGGTTACTTCATCTGCGAGGCGCTTAATTTCATCAATGTCGTGAGTATCCTGCTATTCGTCTTGTGTTTCTATagctttttgacgtgggactacgtctaaccggaatatatggggggtaacaTTGGAATCAAACTTttattaatagatcggaaagatgtctgcctcaattgataggaaatatctctacgcatctatcacaatcagGTTGCCAacaatatttataaaaaaatggaagattgctcttagaaaaacatgaagaaaactggattctgtaaaaccgttttattttaagaagatcgGCTTTACTTtatctaaaataatttttacctACTACAATGCTTCATAAATAGATATTTGTTCGaagcttcgtgtagtatttatatgcAATTTATAAAATAACGATATAAACCGCTAATTGACCATATAATTCGAACAAATCGAAATAACGtttcccaccactcgaacattactatgaaacaatatttgaggatctttcCTTCTAAGCCCACTAgaaaatacggttttatttgggCAAAACTTGAAAAATTACGTGTTCATTGCTTCATGTCcataaaatcgctgatagaagaCGTCGCAAACTGCTCGACATTGAGAATGATTGAGGTCATGGGGACACGCTTCCTGGTTATAGATCACTCCATCAAACCTAGCCTCACTCTTTTGTTCTTTTTCATCTAACACTTATTTCAACATTGCTGTAATGGTTCTTTTGACCGTCTTCGTTGATATCTTTTTCACACTCACGAAGAATGTAGAGTAatagaaaacaacaaaataatgcAAAACATTGAATGTAACTGCACTTGAGCTGACAGAGCTGCCAATAGGATACAAGACGGGTTCAAAGCCGCATATGTCTCAgctcaatgaggtacatatcgaggtgaagTAGTAGACGAAGTATATTTCTATTGGCGAGCAAAATATggtttcgtaattatttgcgttcCATACGaagtgtatatggaagaaacaatgttcaaaatacTGTGATGATTTGAGccaaatttctcatgaaattttGCAACGTTTTGTCTTTTAACAaatgacaattgtattgtgacttatttCCCTTATTTATGTGGTGAAAAGGCCTAAAGAGCAGTGAAATGCTGGTTAATTGAAGACTACTTTCCAACAtcacacaccgacactgagagccataGTAATATTAATATGGTATCGTTAAAATGAGAAAAGTTCGaagtgggggagtgaaaatgtctcgctaaaatatcacttttattggTCTccttcgacgtgatttcacaaatgtcCACGGCACGCTATCACATTTTGTTTGTAATACGCGGGAACATAAATAAAAAAGAATGTTTTGCATTGATAACACGCttactgaaaatagcattttcacatggctGTGGAAGGCATTTAAATATAAACACAAGTATTGTCGTCACCATGTACAAAATatttatggcagcgcatgctatgtcgcttgtAACTCCAACATCTTCAATTCTTTCATTTCCAGGACATTGATCTCAGCTGTTTTGTGCTCGAGATGTTGACACCAAAACCATGGCCGGCTAGGCTTTTCCGCTCCCATTCCATACTAACATGAACACATTTATTATCAAACAACACTATTATCATATTATCAAATTTTTGTATTGTAGAGTTATTTCTCTCCAATTTGTTGGTCTTATTCTTTGGTATTTTACTTCTTATATTCAATGTAGCCACAGTGAAATTTGTATTTCCGAcctaaaacatctttttttctgtaattaaaATAGAAAATCTGCTTCGGAATCTGTATAACGGATTTTGCACCTGATAGGACTTTTGCATTAGATTTAAGTACGAAGTAATAATTGTATACTTGTAGTAAAGTGTAtaatagggtgccaatgaaaatggtcatctcgaatttcaaaaacgttaccccaaaaaaaatgttcaccacctcgataaAACACCCTGTGCAAAGTATCAGCTCAATCGtatttaagggagagtggcgcaaagcggtcaaactTTGAGTTtctcgaaaatcgaaaaaccactcaatgggagagtaaaggaaatcggggttttcaaaaaaaaaatttgatgccaaatgtcttaaaattgcattttaTCAAAAGTAAATTGTTTGGCGCTATGTCTTTTTTTtcatctgaaaagtcgatttttgacaaaacatttttttaagataactgtaaatctcgacgtgccaTTCAGTTTTaaggcatttggcatcaatattttttaaactccgatttctggtgatttttcgattttcgaaaatctcaaattttaacgtttgcgacacaagtaaatgaagtccgattgagctaatattctgcattgggtatattatcgtgcaaatcaacatttcgcagcatgttccgaatgaaaaatcaaggtaactatttttattgacacCCAAAACCACACGTTTTGCTGCATATTCCGAataaagtcccagagtgtcgattttgacaaaaaataattttcgagatgatagtagatctcgatgtttcatgaaattttaagacAATTTGCATAAGAAAAATTGTTCTTCGAAAACaccgattttcttttttttcactttgggtgattttttgattttcgaaaaactcaaactatgaccgctttgcgccactctcctttaagtccgattgagctgatattttgcatagggtgttcttTCGAGGTGCTGAACATTTTTATTGGGTAACTTTGTGAAATACGAGATGACCACCTTCATTGGCATATATTGTATATATTCTGCTTATCCATATTTTGAAGCTCGTGATCACTGGTGTAGcttgatcgattttttttcgaataagactatttttcaattttcaggcCTATGCAAAAAGTTTACTGTGCAATTCTTTCTCGCACATAGTCTAATTTAATCGAAAATTTGTAATATCTTAGATCGAGAGTTTTAGATACATAGAATATCATGccgaataaaaaataagaaagtattttaaaatgtattttcaGGGAAAACCGACGAAAGGAGTTTATGCATTTAGTTCCGCGTCATAAACGCTCATATAATCCTCACTTTGCTCGTGGTGTTTGAAACAGGCGACGTGTGACCAAgtgagctacctgttcaatcaataatttatgtGTGTGTTTTCTATCGTTTCCATCGGCTCCATTCAGCAGGAAACTTTGAactttaaatgttatttttacgaAAGAcggcgcattagtagtagtgatcgcttcatacatagCTGACTGCGTTTGCCCTGTGACTtgaagatgcagaaaagtgtttgaaagACAGTGGGTTAAGATGAAAGGTTTGAACCCGAtagtcattactgcttatttcaCAATGTTGTGTGCGGGTTGTGGGTTAtggaataatataaaaaaaacaaatttttcgaactttttttctgagatgtctacctgtcctatgaaGAGTTTAaacaggcggacgagacgccACTGGGTGTTTCGATATCTTGCAGGATTTAGCCACGATGTCGTTTGACAACTTTACTGAGGCACTTCCCCCTCGGATTTCAACAAACAATTTCGATTCGATAATTTCTGTAGTATCTGTACATTGCGAAAAAATACGATTTATATCActaaaatatgttgaattcaattgaattcgaaaattgttttcttcaatttatgatttcatcaataaaaacaaattatcattaagccaacgttagtcctacgtcaaccttgcggtcatatcatagatataacccacccatttttttcaggTGGGAAATATATTCTTTGTGGACAAATTTCTGGGAGGTGCTTTCCTTACCTACGGCTCGGATGTGCTGAAATTCAGCGACATGGATCAGGAAAATCGCTCGGATCCAATGATAGAGGTAAGTTATTTGGTCTCTCCAAACATATAATCTAATCTCAAGCTTCTCATCTCCCATTTAGATCTTCCCGCGTGTGACTAAGTGTACATTCCACAAGTATGGAGCCTCTGGTAGTATCCAGAAGCACGATGCTCTCTGCGTATTGGCCTTGAACATCCTGAACGAAAAGATCTACATCTTCCTGTGGTAAGATCCCCACGATCCTAACGTTATC
Protein-coding sequences here:
- the LOC129762244 gene encoding innexin inx3 → MAVFGLVSSVAGFIKVRYLIDKAIIDNMVFRCHYRLTSAVLFLCCVLVTANNLIGDPISCINDGAIPGHVINTYCWITYTFTLPGQHGRQQGTAVAHSGLGNEYNQERTYHSYYQWVPFMLFFQGLLFYMPHWIWKNWEEGKMRMISDGLRGSMALVPEERKGRQSRLVRYLEDSMKTHNTYSLGYFICEALNFINVVGNIFFVDKFLGGAFLTYGSDVLKFSDMDQENRSDPMIEIFPRVTKCTFHKYGASGSIQKHDALCVLALNILNEKIYIFLWFWFIILSVLSGLAILYSAAIVMMPTTRVAVLKRRFRTATSKQLVNLTNRLQIGDFLMIHLLGQNINVTSYCEVLDSLIKRMDMKPMRDTPSAPSTLEMAPIYPEIGKYADKEKAALHQEYEA